One genomic window of Daphnia pulex isolate KAP4 chromosome 12, ASM2113471v1 includes the following:
- the LOC124208791 gene encoding extensin-2-like produces MLPSFVISNWVVVVGNIITLLLYQVIGWREQYWQLNMDEQLQCTLPKCFLLRIISTQSVDDGVVLLPFVVSLKAGSITGVPMSPGYGGYQSTTPLPYYTTTTFAPTGYYTEAHNYYITKAPEYYTADNASPSYIIKDPEYYTEAPKCYTTKSPEYYTYVAPAYYTEVSKNYLVPSYYTEAPTYYTTKAVEYYTESPNYCTTKAPEYYTTTCATPSHYTEAPKYYSAPSYTTATEAAKYYAAPTNYTADVPSYYVEPEYYTEAPVYYTTTYATLSTHYTEAPMYYTTKAPEYYNATYAAPTNYTEAPKYYSIPSYYTTEAPEYYTTPYASPTYYRDVSEY; encoded by the exons TGCTGCCTTCTTttgtgatatcaaattgggtcgtcgtcgtaggGAATATCATCACTTTGCTGTTGTATCAGGTGATTGGCTGGAGAGAACAATACTGGCAACTAAACATGGATGAACAACTGCAGTGTACTCTTCCCAAGTGCTTTCTTCTTCGTATTATCAGTACGcaatcgg TTGATGATGGTGTCGTGCTGTTGCCGTTTGTCGTATCGTTGAAGGCTgggtcgatcactggtgtaccgatgtctcctgggtatggtggataccaaaGCACCACACCGctgccttactacacaacgacaacattcgcACCAACCGGTTATTACACTGAGGCTCACAATTACTACatcaccaaggctccagaataTTACACCGCAGATAACgcttccccgagctacatcATCAAAgatcctgagtactacaccgaggctcccaagtgctacaccaccaagtcaccggagtactacacgtatgttgccccagcttactacaccgaggtttcCAAGAATTATTTagttcctagctactacaccgaggctccaacttattacaccaccaaagcggttgaatactacaccgagtcacCCAATTACtgcaccaccaaggctccagagtattacaccacaacttgtgctaccccgagccactacaccgaagccccgaagtattactctgccccaagCTACACAACtgcaactgaggcggccaagtattacgcagccCCGACTAACTACACAGCGGATGttccttcgtactacgttgaaccggaatactacaccgaggctccagtttactacaccacaacctacgctacacttTCTACacactacaccgaggcccctatgtactacactaccaaggcacctgagtattataacgctacttacgctgctccgaccaactacaccgaagctccgaagtattactctatcccgagttactacaccactgaggcacctgaatattacaccacaccctacgcttctccaacttactacaggGACGTTTCTGAATACtaa